The Arachis ipaensis cultivar K30076 chromosome B10, Araip1.1, whole genome shotgun sequence DNA window AGGGTTTCACACTTTCCCATCTCTTTAATGATTCCAAAAGCCAAAGAGGAACAAGCTTGGTCCTACCAAGAAGATACTCTTATtaagttattagttattatactACACTAGTAGTAGAAATTAGGAAGAagttgaattttgaataaaataaaacactgataattttaaaaaataacactTAATTAAATTGGTCTAAAAAAATTAGATTGGATACTTggattttcattatatttttattttttagaagtaTATAAAAATTATTCTTGTTGAACAAATTAANGTTCAACTTGTAAAAAACAAAAACGCTTAATAAAATTGGTAAATTAGTCCTCATCAAATTTatgataaatattaaataatctaTCAATTTATTACCTCAACTTATATAAGATGTCCAAAATTGTGATAAAGAAGTTAATTTTCTTGCAAAGAAAATTTTGGTGAATAAGGAGGATGGCAATTATGGGTAACCATTAATAAAGTGGGATATTGTCCAAACTCTAAAAAAAGTTAGGAGGTTTGGGAATGGGTGATGCAGTCATTCGGAATACAGCTCTCTTGTTTAAGTGGTAGTAGagattttcaaaaacaaaaaattgttCATTATGAAAGAAAATTATGTACTCCTATAATGATTTGAATCTAAACATTGTTCTTTCTTGTCAGCCCGTACCAAAAATATGAGACTCATGAAATGATATATGTCAATTACAAATAAAAGAGTAACATGTGAGAGACAATATGATCAGAGGATTATCTTTGGAAGTAGGAGATGGTAGAAGAATTTACTTTTGGGAAGATAATTGGTTATCATGTGGTATGCTGAAATTAGTTTTTCTAAAGCTTTTTTCGATTTCAAATCAACGCGAATCGGTAATAGGATATTGTGGGTTTTAGAATAGATTGGAGTAGATATGACATTTTCAATGGAGAATACAATTATTTCTATAGGGTCTTTCAGTCAATCATATTAATATATGGAAGAGAGGACTGATTAGTTTTGCAGGCTAAACTATTATTAGAGGATATTTCAAGTTACAGTCTTACTAGTTCTATTTGGAAGGGCTTGGTTCCACCATGAATTGAGTTGTTCACTTAGTTTGTGTTAGTAGGCAGAGTCAATATTAAGGAGAGATTATATAAATTTAGTGTCATTGATCAAAATGATAGTATTTATATTTTATGTAAACAGGATATTGAGAATAGTTACCATTTATTTATTGGTTGTGAGTTTACTTGACAAGTGTAGTGTGCTTAGTTGTGTGCTTATAATAAACCATGGTATATTTTAGGTTCAATtaagtaatattttaatattttgagAGTTGGACATGTATAGcggtaaaaaaagaaaaaacgtaACAAgtggttgattttttttttctattatttagaaCACTTAGCTGAAAAGGAATAACAAAATCTTTAAAAATCAAGAAACACGTGTTACAAAAATAGTTAATAGGTccattaaaaattataaaaatagagTAACATTTGGTCTTTTGAATTGTTGATAACATTATCCGAGATGATTAGAAATtagtttattttatatataaatatataaataatgtgGATGCTAATTTCTCATTTCCACGGGATTTGTTGGCATTCTAGTTGGAGCAAAGCTTACATTGATtcgatttatttattttagggtaAATCACACTATTAAACAAAGTGGAAGAAAAATTATATGATTCAACCAAAACTAAAAACGTAACATGGATCAACTAGAAGCGTAtttatatgtaattcgaatcaaactAATTCGAATTATCAACGGTAATTTGAAGTTGATCAATTCGAAGTATGCAGCCAAAATTTATACGTAATTCGAACCTACCTTATTCGAATTATGCATGCAGGTTGATTCAGGGTAGTTCGAATTACACTAATTCGAATTATAAGGGATGCAATTCGAATtacactaaaaaaaattaaattatctaGTATATTGGATCAGTTCAATGTTAAtcagattttttatttctattataaaatataaaaaaattaattctaaaaaaatcatgttattttttaagatttaattttttttattatattttcataaaatttgTACAAAATTCATCCATCACATNNNNNNNNNNNNNNNNNNNNNNNNNNNNNNNNNNNNNNNNNNNNNNNNNNNNNNNNNNNNNNNNNNNNNNNNNNNNNNNNNNNNNNNNNNNNNNNNNNNNNNNNNNNNNNNNNNNNNNNNNNNNNNNNNNNNNNNNNNNNNNNNNNNNNNNNNNNNNNNNNNNNNNNNNNNNNNNNNNNNNNNNNNNNNNNNNNNNNNNNNNNNNNNNNNNNNNNNNNNNNNNNNNNNNNNNNNNNNNNNNNNNNNNNNNNNNNNNNNNNNNNNNNNNNNNNtaatttataaaattatatatattcatATTATTGTACTCGtatgattaattatatttattcaattttaaaaaaataacggTTACATTTTTTACTTCAgttaaattacataatttctccTCCACTTTAATTTAATAGCgtaatttaccctttattttaCACAACTCAAACTTCAAATATTAGCAAATAAGCACACCTCCACAAGATAGTGCGAAGAACTTTTGTGGACCAATAAGCACCCGCCACGTGGCCACCCGGATTCTTCCTCACCACTATTTGGTTCACTACTCCCCTCACTCATCACTCGTCACTCAACACTCAACTCAACTTCCTTNNNNNNNNNNNNNNNNNNNNNNNNNNNNNNNNNNNNNNNNNNNNNNNNNNNNNNNNNNNNNNNNNNNNNNNNNNNNNNNNNNNNNNNNNNNNNNNNNNNNNNNNNNNNNNNNNNNNNNNNNNNNNNNNNNNNNNNNNNNNNNNNNNNNNNNNNNNNNNNNNNNNNNNNNNNNNNNNNNNNNNNNNNNNNNNNNNNNNNNNNNNNNNNNNNNNNNNNNNNNNNNNNNNNATTTCTAGCAACCCAAAACACCAAAGACAACGCGCTCCGTAACTAACTTACTAGCTGAAAACGCACACAAAAACAGTTACAACAGAAAACATGCTGAGGGAAGGAACAAACATCAATATTGGCGGGAGTTGCAGCTCCACCAACAACTGGTCACGTGCCTGCGACACGTGCCGCTCTGCACCCTCCGTGGTGTACTGCCGCGCGGACTCTGCCTATCTCTGCTCCGCATGTGACGACAGAGTCCACGCGGCAAATAGGGTGGCGTCGAGGCACGAGCGCGTGTGGGTCTGCGAGGCTTGCGAGCGTGCCCCGGCAGCCTTCCTCTGCAGAGCCGACGCCGCCTCCCTCTGCTCCTCCTGCGACTCCGACATCCACTCCGCCAACCCCCTTGCCGGCCGCCACCACCGCGTCCCCATTCTCCCCATCTCAGGCTGCTCCTCGCTCATCcgagaagaagaacaaaaagaagGAGAACCAGAAAGAGAAAATGATCACGTGTTTGAAATTGAAGGTACAATTAATAATCAGAATTATAACCATGGATGTGAAATGGAGGATGAGGAGTGTGAGGGTGATGATGAGGCTGAAGCTGCTTCGTGGTTGTTGCCTCATCCTGTGAGGATGGGTGGTAACGATGAGAGTGATGGGTTCTTGTTTTGTGGTGGCGACGGTGACGGCGATGGTGATGAGTACTTGGAGTTTGTGGAttgtgatgatgataataataataataaccggTTTAGTTGTCTTGATCATGATCAAGATCAAGATATGCTGCATAACTATGGCGGCGATCATAATCAGGGAAACAACCATGACAGCGTGGTTCCGGTTCAGATGCAACAGTGTTTCGAGTTTGACTCCTCTAAAGTTGGTGCTGGATTCAGTTACAATGGTTCTCTTAGTCAAAGTGTAAGTATAtttatcatttcttttcttttgcttttgcttTAAGAAAAGTTTTCAATTTGCATTAGGTAATTAACATTAAATATCTATTCAACCGTTAGATAATACCAAAATTAGTATaagttaaaatacaaaatatatattaaaaataaatataactgATTTTGAATTACGTAAATTTTTCTAACTTTTTTAGTTAAAATTCGTTACTTTACCTTTTCAAAGAATGAGTGTCTAAAAGGTGTAATGTCTAATTTTTCACTTAAAACTATTTAGTTCAAATATAGTTCTATTCTTATTTTTGTAGTAGTCTTAGCAATTTTTACTTGATTGATTAAAGAAACTTTTAACTTCAAAGTTTAAACAAATATATACGATATACATGTATGATTAAATTGAATTCAGGTTTATTATCTAACAAGCTTTCATTCTTTTTCACTCTTACACGAGGATTGAGATTATTTTCAAAGTTGTAGAAATATATGATGTTGTGTCATAAAatgaattctattttttattcaattattgCAACGTTGTAGAAATATATTTGAAGTTCTATGATTAGGTACTTTATCTTATGTAGCATATATTCACTAAAGGGATGAAGCTTACTAGCTAGAATGTGCAATTTAGTATTTTTCCTCTTTCAGACATGGAAATTAAATGatgatatataattatatatgttcATGTCCTTGATGGTTGTACTTTGATTTTGCCTTTGTAGAGATAAAATACTTTATTTCTGTTTCTGGAAACACAAAAGGGCAACTTAACTATTTTTGTCCCATCACATTGCATAATTCATTTTACTTGGTTTACCCCCTCtatcttattaaaaaaaaaaattaaaaagtaagaaTAAATTCTTTCACCAAGTTTTGTTTTGTACGAAATTCCTCAGCCTCACTATATATTGGAGTATGGGAATTGGGAAAGTTAACTAGGAATCCAAAATAAGGGTTATCCAAATATTGTAAAATCTAGATGTGGCTACCATAAAAGAATGCTACCCAAAAAAGGATAAGTTTTTATCTATTTCATTTGGACATAAATTTTTtcgtttaaaaaaaatccaatttttaaATTTGTATACTAACTGAATCATGttcttaaaattataaaaaatattgtatgcatacaaaaataaaaaatcagctaccatatatttatgtataaagacaatatttataaattttcaatgtgtattttaaCATGTGTTTTATAGAAGTGAGTGATTTAGCAGTTAATTTCATTGAATTGTGATCTCATAAACCTATTATAAAATTTCAGGTTTCATTGTCATCCATGGAAGTTGGAGTTGTACCAGAATCAACATTGAGTGATGTGTCAATCTCACATTCAAAGGCACAAATAGGAACAAGTGAGCAATTTCCTCCAATGCCTATGCCTTCACCACTTCTAACTCCAATGGACAGAGTAGCCAGAGTTCTAAGAtacaaagagaaaaagaaaacaagaaagtttGAGAAGAAAATAAGATATGAATCAAGAAAGGCCTATGCAGAAACCAGGCCACGTATTAAGGGTCGTTTTGCAAAGAGAACAGATGTAGAAGCTGAAGTTGATCAAATGTTATCATCAACCCTAATGTCAGAAGCTGGATATGGCATTGTTCCTTCCTTCTGAAGAAATGTGCTATGTTGGATATTGTTTTTGAGATAGTAGACGCGAAAATTCGTTTGATCGTGGAGACAGGGACAGACAGATACAAAATTTagtattttctgtattttttaaaaatataaatagaaaatatttatgtttatCTTTTTGTCTCTGTATATCTATctcaaaaaaatatcttaaaaaaagaagaatagaaggcaCAACTGATCTATTTCTATGTAGTCCAAATAAGTTTGGACAAGTTATATTTTTCAGTTGTATACTCATGTTTATAAATATGATATCTTTATATTAATTTTGTCAACACTTTCCTCTAAAAAAATTTTCATGTTCTTTTGCTCTGtacataaaaaatagaaaatgctACTTGTACAACAAAATTCAGCCTTTGATTagcttttaatattatttaattaatttttaactaaaatatattCTTATTTTTTAGGATAcacatttataattaaaattaatttaaattttaaaaattaaattttttctaaTTTCCTACACACtttataattagttattatttCCTTCTTTTACGTTTCTTTTCTCTCTATAATACGGTTTTTTTCTTTAATATTTCAATTTATATctgcaaaaaaaatttcaaaatcagtgcatttaaaaaaaaattaatccctTACTTATTGTACATTTGATAAAATGCAGGATCTGTTTTACGAATGGTCGAATATAATTATATACacaaactaaaatatttttaattgtagtttttttttcaattgtaacacatctaaaattattaagttatacaaaaagttttttaaaacacatctaaaatcataaatctaaaatttaaatttaaacattaaaaaacaattgcaacacatctaaaattatgaagttataccgaaaatatttttaaaacacatctaaaatcataaatctaaaatct harbors:
- the LOC107621799 gene encoding zinc finger protein CONSTANS-LIKE 2-like, coding for MLREGTNINIGGSCSSTNNWSRACDTCRSAPSVVYCRADSAYLCSACDDRVHAANRVASRHERVWVCEACERAPAAFLCRADAASLCSSCDSDIHSANPLAGRHHRVPILPISGCSSLIREEEQKEGEPERENDHVFEIEGTINNQNYNHGCEMEDEECEGDDEAEAASWLLPHPVRMGGNDESDGFLFCGGDGDGDGDEYLEFVDCDDDNNNNNRFSCLDHDQDQDMLHNYGGDHNQGNNHDSVVPVQMQQCFEFDSSKVGAGFSYNGSLSQSVSLSSMEVGVVPESTLSDVSISHSKAQIGTSEQFPPMPMPSPLLTPMDRVARVLRYKEKKKTRKFEKKIRYESRKAYAETRPRIKGRFAKRTDVEAEVDQMLSSTLMSEAGYGIVPSF